A stretch of the Hippoglossus hippoglossus isolate fHipHip1 chromosome 1, fHipHip1.pri, whole genome shotgun sequence genome encodes the following:
- the trmo gene encoding tRNA (adenine(37)-N6)-methyltransferase isoform X2, with protein sequence MSVNMAPVCDCCCENIHKLQLQVSVMRKEARNLRQMLDSAVRAHRKQLTSIHFAVSKVGLGEAEKALTPPPLPAPAPPAAPVPALEQGTIQTVPIGYISSCFSVKNGTPRQPTICGPSRAELRIQPSVFNNPAHALLGLEQYSHVWIIFLFHKNGHLSYKAKVKPPRLNGRRVGVYSTRSPHRPNALGLTLAKLDKVVGDTIHLSGIDMIAGTPVLDIKPYIPAYDSPQTRTRMEPYDVNTHQSDASSVEESNISNLPNTPDTDTQSDLRGERSDCDLEHQVSEDKREADVPLTDSSRVSSQFSLHRVLEEVKAYLSQDDFCQSEEQVSDSSVKKPSESTVDRPCYGEEVYSTIADWISAPPVATLEVHFTPRAERELAEFLPSHVSGPNDGVRPRFKFLRSAEEAASAIRGVLSADPRSVYMRNRCRDRLFFFTLDTADITCWFGQGFAEVLQVRLFEGQNATT encoded by the exons ATGTCAGTAAACATGGCTCCtgtgtgtgactgctgctgtgagaacatccacaaactgcagctgcaggtttctgtGATGAGGAAAGAAGCGAGGAACCTGAG gcAGATGTTGGACAGCGCTGTTCGAGCCCATCGCAAACAGCTGACTTCCATTCACTTTGCAGTGTCAAAGGTGGGACTCGGTGAAGCAGAGAAAGCGCTGACACCAc ctccactcccagctccagctccacctgcagctccaGTTCCTGCATTAGAACAAG GAACCATCCAGACGGTCCCGATCGGTTACATCAGCTCCTGTTTCTCGGTGAAGAACGGGACGCCCAGGCAGCCCACCATCTGTGGCCCCTCGCGCGCTGAGCTGCGCATCCAGCCGAGTGTTTTCAACAACCCGGCGCACGCTCTGCTCGGCCTGGAGCAGTACTCCCATGTCTG gatcatttttctctttcacaaaaATGGACACCTGAGTTACAAAGCCAAAGTGAAGCCTCCCAGACTGAACGGTCGGAGAGTTGGTGTTTACTCCACACGCAGCCCTCATCGACCCAACGCCTTGGGCCTGACTCTGGCCAAACTCGATAAAGTTGTAG gtgacacaatacatctgtcaggCATCGACATGATTGCAGGCACCCCGGTCCTGGACATCAAACCCTACATCCCAGCGTACGACTCCCCACAGACCAGGACCCGCATGGAGCCTTATGACGTGAACACACACCAATCAGATGCctccagtgtggaggagtcCAACATCTCAAACCTCCCTAACACCCCAGATACAGACACTCAGTCAGACCTGAGAGGTGAAAGGAGCGATTGTGACTTGGAGCATCAAGTCTCAGAAGACAAACGTGAAGCTGATGTTCCTTTAACAGATTCATCTCGAGTCAGCTCTCAGTTTTCTCTGCACCGAGTGCTGGAGGAGGTCAAGGCCTATTTGAGCCAAGATGATTTCTGCCAAAGTGAGGAGCAAGTTTCAGACTCTTCAGTCAAGAAGCCTTCAGAGTCGACAGTGGACCGTCCCTGCTACGGAGAGGAGGTCTACAGCACCATCGCTGATTGGATCAGTGCGCCTCCTGTTGCCACTCTGGAGGTACACTTCACTCCTCGTGCCGAGAGGGAGCTCGCTGAATTCCTTCCCTCACATGTGTCAG GACCCAATGATGGTGTCAGACCCAGGTTCAAGTTCCTGCGCAGTGCAGAGGAGGCAGCTTCCGCCATCAGAGGAGTGCTGTCAGCAGACCCGCGGTCAGTCTACATGAGGAACCGCTGCAGGGACaggctcttcttcttcaccctgGACACGGCAGACATCACCTGCTGGTTTGGTCAGGGCTTTGCGGAGGTGCTGCAGGTCCGACTTTTCGAGGGCCAGAATGCCACCACGTAA
- the trmo gene encoding tRNA (adenine(37)-N6)-methyltransferase isoform X1, whose protein sequence is MSVNMAPVCDCCCENIHKLQLQVSVMRKEARNLRQMLDSAVRAHRKQLTSIHFAVSKVGLGEAEKALTPLPAPAPLPAPAPLPAPAPPAAPVPALEQGTIQTVPIGYISSCFSVKNGTPRQPTICGPSRAELRIQPSVFNNPAHALLGLEQYSHVWIIFLFHKNGHLSYKAKVKPPRLNGRRVGVYSTRSPHRPNALGLTLAKLDKVVGDTIHLSGIDMIAGTPVLDIKPYIPAYDSPQTRTRMEPYDVNTHQSDASSVEESNISNLPNTPDTDTQSDLRGERSDCDLEHQVSEDKREADVPLTDSSRVSSQFSLHRVLEEVKAYLSQDDFCQSEEQVSDSSVKKPSESTVDRPCYGEEVYSTIADWISAPPVATLEVHFTPRAERELAEFLPSHVSGPNDGVRPRFKFLRSAEEAASAIRGVLSADPRSVYMRNRCRDRLFFFTLDTADITCWFGQGFAEVLQVRLFEGQNATT, encoded by the exons ATGTCAGTAAACATGGCTCCtgtgtgtgactgctgctgtgagaacatccacaaactgcagctgcaggtttctgtGATGAGGAAAGAAGCGAGGAACCTGAG gcAGATGTTGGACAGCGCTGTTCGAGCCCATCGCAAACAGCTGACTTCCATTCACTTTGCAGTGTCAAAGGTGGGACTCGGTGAAGCAGAGAAAGCGCTGACACCActcccagctccagctccactcccagctccagctccactcccagctccagctccacctgcagctccaGTTCCTGCATTAGAACAAG GAACCATCCAGACGGTCCCGATCGGTTACATCAGCTCCTGTTTCTCGGTGAAGAACGGGACGCCCAGGCAGCCCACCATCTGTGGCCCCTCGCGCGCTGAGCTGCGCATCCAGCCGAGTGTTTTCAACAACCCGGCGCACGCTCTGCTCGGCCTGGAGCAGTACTCCCATGTCTG gatcatttttctctttcacaaaaATGGACACCTGAGTTACAAAGCCAAAGTGAAGCCTCCCAGACTGAACGGTCGGAGAGTTGGTGTTTACTCCACACGCAGCCCTCATCGACCCAACGCCTTGGGCCTGACTCTGGCCAAACTCGATAAAGTTGTAG gtgacacaatacatctgtcaggCATCGACATGATTGCAGGCACCCCGGTCCTGGACATCAAACCCTACATCCCAGCGTACGACTCCCCACAGACCAGGACCCGCATGGAGCCTTATGACGTGAACACACACCAATCAGATGCctccagtgtggaggagtcCAACATCTCAAACCTCCCTAACACCCCAGATACAGACACTCAGTCAGACCTGAGAGGTGAAAGGAGCGATTGTGACTTGGAGCATCAAGTCTCAGAAGACAAACGTGAAGCTGATGTTCCTTTAACAGATTCATCTCGAGTCAGCTCTCAGTTTTCTCTGCACCGAGTGCTGGAGGAGGTCAAGGCCTATTTGAGCCAAGATGATTTCTGCCAAAGTGAGGAGCAAGTTTCAGACTCTTCAGTCAAGAAGCCTTCAGAGTCGACAGTGGACCGTCCCTGCTACGGAGAGGAGGTCTACAGCACCATCGCTGATTGGATCAGTGCGCCTCCTGTTGCCACTCTGGAGGTACACTTCACTCCTCGTGCCGAGAGGGAGCTCGCTGAATTCCTTCCCTCACATGTGTCAG GACCCAATGATGGTGTCAGACCCAGGTTCAAGTTCCTGCGCAGTGCAGAGGAGGCAGCTTCCGCCATCAGAGGAGTGCTGTCAGCAGACCCGCGGTCAGTCTACATGAGGAACCGCTGCAGGGACaggctcttcttcttcaccctgGACACGGCAGACATCACCTGCTGGTTTGGTCAGGGCTTTGCGGAGGTGCTGCAGGTCCGACTTTTCGAGGGCCAGAATGCCACCACGTAA
- the hemgn gene encoding protein PRRC2C isoform X2, giving the protein MSLNSFIVGLRMEKTLQQEKQETEYKNPNDDQGGIHRRLRDRDLLRKRKAETEEKDQEERQRKRSRADEKSGTKRRGRPKKSEPTLEIPVSQDEVVPGSVGVVSEQTSGSLTPSLTAGGDKPESQPFPAASSSIPVLEPVLTSLYAPLLTSPAPVNQSPALLSLSVPAPLPTSVVDAALVLLQAPDAVPVPALSRVAVPVPAPPQVETLCTESQDRDPFDQVLIEDLGPDEEEDLSLLQDKTADEDLTEPPSINIPEQDKIFSIPTLSSQPPPEYLPGNYSNL; this is encoded by the exons ATGAGTTTGAATTCATTCATAGTGGGACTAAGAATGGAGAAGACgttgcagcaggagaaacaagagACAGAATATAAAAATCCAAATGACGACCAag GTGGAATCCACCGCCGATTGCGGGACAGGGATCTGCTCAGAAAGAGGAAGGCCGAGACTGAAGAGAAGGACCA agaggagaggcagaggaaaagaTCGAGGGCTGATGAGAAGAGCGGCACAAAAAGGAGAGGGAGGCCCAAGAAGAGTGAGCCCACGCTGGAGATACCTGTCAGTCAGGACGAGGTTGTGCCTGGATCTGTGGGGGTTGTCTCAGAGCAAACATCAGGCTCTCTGACCCCCTCGCTCACTGCAGGCGGTGACAAACCAGAGTCACAACCTTTCCCTGCCGCCTCTTCCTCCATCCCAGTCCTGGAGCCTGTCCTGACCTCTCTCTATGCTCCTCTTCTGACTTCTCCAGCACCAGTTAACCAAAGTCCagctcttctttctctctcagttcCTGCCCCTCTTCCCACCAGTGTTGTAGATGCAGCTTTGGTCCTTCTGCAAGCTCCAGATGCTGTTCCAGTCCCAGCTCTGTCTCGAGTCGCTGTTCCAGTTCCAGCTCCTCCCCAGGTAGAGACCCTCTGCACAGAGTCACAAGACAGAGACCCCTTTGACCAGGTCCTGATTGAAGACTTGGGCccagatgaggaggaagaccTCTCCCTTTTGCAAGACAAAACAGCTGATGAAG atttgacTGAGCCACCGTCGATCAACATACCTGAACAAGACAAAATCTTCTCCATTCCAACTTTGTCTTCTCAACCTCCACCAGAATATCTCCCAGGAAATTATTCTAATTTGTAA
- the hemgn gene encoding hemogen isoform X3: MSLNSFIVGLRMEKTLQQEKQETEYKNPNDDQGGIHRRLRDRDLLRKRKAETEEKDQWVLGEERQRKRSRADEKSGTKRRGRPKKSEPTLEIPVSQDEVVPGSVGVVSEQTSGSLTPSLTAGGDKPESQPFPAASSSIPVLEPVLTSLYAPLLTSPAPVNQSPALLSLSVPAPLPTSVVDADLGPDEEEDLSLLQDKTADEDLTEPPSINIPEQDKIFSIPTLSSQPPPEYLPGNYSNL; the protein is encoded by the exons ATGAGTTTGAATTCATTCATAGTGGGACTAAGAATGGAGAAGACgttgcagcaggagaaacaagagACAGAATATAAAAATCCAAATGACGACCAag GTGGAATCCACCGCCGATTGCGGGACAGGGATCTGCTCAGAAAGAGGAAGGCCGAGACTGAAGAGAAGGACCAGTGGGTTTTGGG agaggagaggcagaggaaaagaTCGAGGGCTGATGAGAAGAGCGGCACAAAAAGGAGAGGGAGGCCCAAGAAGAGTGAGCCCACGCTGGAGATACCTGTCAGTCAGGACGAGGTTGTGCCTGGATCTGTGGGGGTTGTCTCAGAGCAAACATCAGGCTCTCTGACCCCCTCGCTCACTGCAGGCGGTGACAAACCAGAGTCACAACCTTTCCCTGCCGCCTCTTCCTCCATCCCAGTCCTGGAGCCTGTCCTGACCTCTCTCTATGCTCCTCTTCTGACTTCTCCAGCACCAGTTAACCAAAGTCCagctcttctttctctctcagttcCTGCCCCTCTTCCCACCAGTGTTGTAGATGC AGACTTGGGCccagatgaggaggaagaccTCTCCCTTTTGCAAGACAAAACAGCTGATGAAG atttgacTGAGCCACCGTCGATCAACATACCTGAACAAGACAAAATCTTCTCCATTCCAACTTTGTCTTCTCAACCTCCACCAGAATATCTCCCAGGAAATTATTCTAATTTGTAA
- the hemgn gene encoding hemogen isoform X1, translating into MSLNSFIVGLRMEKTLQQEKQETEYKNPNDDQGGIHRRLRDRDLLRKRKAETEEKDQWVLGEERQRKRSRADEKSGTKRRGRPKKSEPTLEIPVSQDEVVPGSVGVVSEQTSGSLTPSLTAGGDKPESQPFPAASSSIPVLEPVLTSLYAPLLTSPAPVNQSPALLSLSVPAPLPTSVVDAALVLLQAPDAVPVPALSRVAVPVPAPPQVETLCTESQDRDPFDQVLIEDLGPDEEEDLSLLQDKTADEDLTEPPSINIPEQDKIFSIPTLSSQPPPEYLPGNYSNL; encoded by the exons ATGAGTTTGAATTCATTCATAGTGGGACTAAGAATGGAGAAGACgttgcagcaggagaaacaagagACAGAATATAAAAATCCAAATGACGACCAag GTGGAATCCACCGCCGATTGCGGGACAGGGATCTGCTCAGAAAGAGGAAGGCCGAGACTGAAGAGAAGGACCAGTGGGTTTTGGG agaggagaggcagaggaaaagaTCGAGGGCTGATGAGAAGAGCGGCACAAAAAGGAGAGGGAGGCCCAAGAAGAGTGAGCCCACGCTGGAGATACCTGTCAGTCAGGACGAGGTTGTGCCTGGATCTGTGGGGGTTGTCTCAGAGCAAACATCAGGCTCTCTGACCCCCTCGCTCACTGCAGGCGGTGACAAACCAGAGTCACAACCTTTCCCTGCCGCCTCTTCCTCCATCCCAGTCCTGGAGCCTGTCCTGACCTCTCTCTATGCTCCTCTTCTGACTTCTCCAGCACCAGTTAACCAAAGTCCagctcttctttctctctcagttcCTGCCCCTCTTCCCACCAGTGTTGTAGATGCAGCTTTGGTCCTTCTGCAAGCTCCAGATGCTGTTCCAGTCCCAGCTCTGTCTCGAGTCGCTGTTCCAGTTCCAGCTCCTCCCCAGGTAGAGACCCTCTGCACAGAGTCACAAGACAGAGACCCCTTTGACCAGGTCCTGATTGAAGACTTGGGCccagatgaggaggaagaccTCTCCCTTTTGCAAGACAAAACAGCTGATGAAG atttgacTGAGCCACCGTCGATCAACATACCTGAACAAGACAAAATCTTCTCCATTCCAACTTTGTCTTCTCAACCTCCACCAGAATATCTCCCAGGAAATTATTCTAATTTGTAA
- the anp32b gene encoding acidic leucine-rich nuclear phosphoprotein 32 family member B isoform X2, producing the protein MDMNKRIHLELRNRTPSDVRELVLDNCRSPEGKIEGLTSEFVNLEFLSLINVGLMSVSNLPKLGKLKKLELSDNRISGGLDVLAEKLPNLTHLNLSGNKLKDISTLEPLKKLANLKSLDLFNCEVTNLNDYRDSVFKLLPQLTYLDGYDMEDREASDSDGEVDGDGVDDDEDEEGEEEEDEDGEEEDFDEEEDEEEDEEEVEGEEDDEEVSGEDEEEDLPQDGEVDDDEDDDDDDEDAEAAKGEKRKRDPEDEDDDDDDEDDD; encoded by the exons ATGGACATGAACAAGAGGATCCACTTGGAGCTAAGAAACAGGACACCGTCTGAT GTACGAGAACTCGTCCTCGACAATTGTCGATCACCTGAAGGAAAAATCGAGGGCCTCACATCCGAGTTTGTCAACCTGGAGTTCCTCAGTTTGATAAATGTCGGCTTAATGTCAGTGTCCAACCTGCCTAAACTAGGAAAACtcaaaaag CTGGAGTTGAGCGACAACAGAATCAGCGGCGGCCTCGATGTTTTAGCAGAGAAACTACCCAACCTCACACATCTAAACCTGAGCGGCAACAAATTGAAAGACATCAGCACATTGGAACCATTG AAAAAACTGGCCAACCTGAAGAGTTTGGACCTGTTCAACTGTGAAGTGACAAACCTGAACGACTACAGAGACAGCGTGTTCAAGCTGCTGCCTCAGCTCACCTACCTGGATGGGTACGACATGGAGGACAGGGAAGCCTCTGACTCTGACGGAGAGGTTGACGGTGATGGcgtagatgatgatgaagatgaag agggagaagaggaggaagatgaggatggagaggaggaggactttgatgaggaagaagacgaggaggaagatgaagaggaggtagaaggagaagaggatgatgaggaggtcAGCGGCGAAGATGAG GAGGAAGACCTCCCTCAGGATGGAGAAGTagatgatgatgaggacgatgatgatgacgatgaagacG CAGAGGCTGCCAAAGGTGAGAAGAGAAAGCGAGACCCAGAGGACGAGGACGATGACGACGATGACGAGGACGACGATTAA
- the anp32b gene encoding acidic leucine-rich nuclear phosphoprotein 32 family member B isoform X1 yields MDMNKRIHLELRNRTPSDVRELVLDNCRSPEGKIEGLTSEFVNLEFLSLINVGLMSVSNLPKLGKLKKLELSDNRISGGLDVLAEKLPNLTHLNLSGNKLKDISTLEPLKKLANLKSLDLFNCEVTNLNDYRDSVFKLLPQLTYLDGYDMEDREASDSDGEVDGDGVDDDEDEEGEEEEDEDGEEEDFDEEEDEEEDEEEVEGEEDDEEVSGEDEEEDLPQDGEVDDDEDDDDDDEDEAEAAKGEKRKRDPEDEDDDDDDEDDD; encoded by the exons ATGGACATGAACAAGAGGATCCACTTGGAGCTAAGAAACAGGACACCGTCTGAT GTACGAGAACTCGTCCTCGACAATTGTCGATCACCTGAAGGAAAAATCGAGGGCCTCACATCCGAGTTTGTCAACCTGGAGTTCCTCAGTTTGATAAATGTCGGCTTAATGTCAGTGTCCAACCTGCCTAAACTAGGAAAACtcaaaaag CTGGAGTTGAGCGACAACAGAATCAGCGGCGGCCTCGATGTTTTAGCAGAGAAACTACCCAACCTCACACATCTAAACCTGAGCGGCAACAAATTGAAAGACATCAGCACATTGGAACCATTG AAAAAACTGGCCAACCTGAAGAGTTTGGACCTGTTCAACTGTGAAGTGACAAACCTGAACGACTACAGAGACAGCGTGTTCAAGCTGCTGCCTCAGCTCACCTACCTGGATGGGTACGACATGGAGGACAGGGAAGCCTCTGACTCTGACGGAGAGGTTGACGGTGATGGcgtagatgatgatgaagatgaag agggagaagaggaggaagatgaggatggagaggaggaggactttgatgaggaagaagacgaggaggaagatgaagaggaggtagaaggagaagaggatgatgaggaggtcAGCGGCGAAGATGAG GAGGAAGACCTCCCTCAGGATGGAGAAGTagatgatgatgaggacgatgatgatgacgatgaagacG AAGCAGAGGCTGCCAAAGGTGAGAAGAGAAAGCGAGACCCAGAGGACGAGGACGATGACGACGATGACGAGGACGACGATTAA
- the coro2a gene encoding coronin-2A isoform X1: MTVSKMTWRPQYRNSKFRHVFGKPATKESCYDGVPITRSVQDNHFCAVNPRFLAVITECAGGGAFLVLSIHHTGKVDPHHPRVSGHRGNVLDIKWNPFHDYCIASASEDSAVKVWEIPPHGLMKNLTVPWKELQGHSRRVSLIEWHPTANNILFSTGYDYQIMIWNLDCPEQVIKNPVRTISHHTDVILSMSFNTDGSLLATSCKDKKVRLMEPRSGNLLQEANCKTHRASKVLILGNLKMLLTSGVSRWNERQIALWDQDDLSVPLLEENLDGSSGVLFPFYDPDTHMLYVAGKGDGNIRYYEISSEKPYIHYLTEYRSPLPQKGMGVMPKRGLDVSSCEVFRFYKLVTIKSKIEPLSMIVPRRSESYQDDIYPMTAGNKPAMTSEEWLSGIVKGPVLMSLKPGSQIAESYSEMSKGLGHSLDTRRSQSRPGMLQLAYIQDQLGSKDGKENSGNGDDDRSRLAVSNGEDPALCSPPRTENELLLKFHKQQEEIRRLRELLNQRDVRVKQLELEIKNIKNTQPQSAL, from the exons ATGACATGGCGTCCTCAGTACCGCAACTCCAAATTCCGCCACGTGTTCGGTAAGCCCGCCACCAAGGAGAGCTGCTATGATGGCGTGCCAATCACACGCAGCGTCCAGGACAACCACTTCTGTGCTGTCAACCCACGTTTCCTGGCAGTCATCACTGAGTGTGCCGGGGGAGGGGCCTTCCTGGTCCTGTCTATCCATCAT ACAGGTAAAGTGGACCCTCACCACCCCCGAGTATCAGGCCACAGAGGCAACGTCTTAGACATCAAGTGGAATCCCTTCCATGACTACTGCATCGCCTCCGCCTCCGAGGACTCAGCg GTGAAGGTGTGGGAAATCCCTCCTCATGGTCTGATGAAGAACCTCACAGTACCGTGGAAGGAGCTTCAGGGTCACAGTCGCAGAGTGAGCCTCATTGAGTGGCACCCGACGGCGAACAACATCCTCTTCAGTACAGGCTACGACTACCAG attATGATCTGGAACCTGGACTGTCCAGAGCAGGTGATCAAGAACCCCGTGCGGACCATCAGCCACCACACAGACGTGATCCTCTCCATGTCGTTCAACACGGACGGCAGCCTCCTCGCCACCTCCTGCAAGGACAAAAAGGTCCGACTGATGGAGCCGCGCTCAGGAAACCTCCTGCAG GAAGCCAACTGCAAGACGCACAGAGCCAGCAAGGTGTTGATCCTGGGCAACCTGAAGATGCTGCTCACATCGGGGGTTTCACGCTGGAACGAACGGCAGATCGCTCTGTGGGATCAG gACGACCTGTCTGTGCCTTTGTTAGAAGAGAACCTGGACGGTTCATCGGGAGTCCTCTTTCCTTTCTatgaccctgacacacacatgctctacGTGGCCGGGAAG GGCGATGGGAATATCAGGTACTACGAGATCAGCTCAGAAAAACCGTACATCCACTACCTAACAGAGTACCGCTCACCCTTACCGCAGAAAGGAATGG GTGTGATGCCAAAGAGAGGCCTGGATGTGAGCTCCTGTGAGGTGTTCAGGTTCTACAAACTGGTGACAATCAAGAGTAAGATTGAGCCATTATCCATGATTGTTCCTCGCAGG tcagAGTCGTATCAAGATGACATCTATCCCATGACGGCAGGGAACAAGCCTGCGATGACTTCAGAGGAGTGGCTCAGTGGCATCGTCAAAG GCCCGGTGTTGATGTCTCTGAAGCCCGGAAGTCAAATAGCAGAGTCGTACTCGGAGATGAGCAAAGGCCTGGGACATTCACTGGACACCCGCAGGTCTCAGAGCCGACCGGGCATGCTGCAGCTGGCGTACATTCAGGACCAGCTGGGGAGCAAAGACGGCAAAGAGAACAGCGGCAACGGAGATGATGACAGGAGCCGGCTGGCCGTCAGCAACGGAGAGGACCCTGCACTTTGCTCTCCTCCGAGGACAGAGAACGAG TTGCTTCTCAAGTTCCacaagcagcaggaggagatcCGGCGGCTGAGGGAGCTCCTCAACCAGAGGGACGTGCGGGTCAaacagctggagctggagattAAGAACATCAAAAACACCCAGCCTCAGAGCGCACTTTAA
- the coro2a gene encoding coronin-2A isoform X2 has protein sequence MTWRPQYRNSKFRHVFGKPATKESCYDGVPITRSVQDNHFCAVNPRFLAVITECAGGGAFLVLSIHHTGKVDPHHPRVSGHRGNVLDIKWNPFHDYCIASASEDSAVKVWEIPPHGLMKNLTVPWKELQGHSRRVSLIEWHPTANNILFSTGYDYQIMIWNLDCPEQVIKNPVRTISHHTDVILSMSFNTDGSLLATSCKDKKVRLMEPRSGNLLQEANCKTHRASKVLILGNLKMLLTSGVSRWNERQIALWDQDDLSVPLLEENLDGSSGVLFPFYDPDTHMLYVAGKGDGNIRYYEISSEKPYIHYLTEYRSPLPQKGMGVMPKRGLDVSSCEVFRFYKLVTIKSKIEPLSMIVPRRSESYQDDIYPMTAGNKPAMTSEEWLSGIVKGPVLMSLKPGSQIAESYSEMSKGLGHSLDTRRSQSRPGMLQLAYIQDQLGSKDGKENSGNGDDDRSRLAVSNGEDPALCSPPRTENELLLKFHKQQEEIRRLRELLNQRDVRVKQLELEIKNIKNTQPQSAL, from the exons ATGACATGGCGTCCTCAGTACCGCAACTCCAAATTCCGCCACGTGTTCGGTAAGCCCGCCACCAAGGAGAGCTGCTATGATGGCGTGCCAATCACACGCAGCGTCCAGGACAACCACTTCTGTGCTGTCAACCCACGTTTCCTGGCAGTCATCACTGAGTGTGCCGGGGGAGGGGCCTTCCTGGTCCTGTCTATCCATCAT ACAGGTAAAGTGGACCCTCACCACCCCCGAGTATCAGGCCACAGAGGCAACGTCTTAGACATCAAGTGGAATCCCTTCCATGACTACTGCATCGCCTCCGCCTCCGAGGACTCAGCg GTGAAGGTGTGGGAAATCCCTCCTCATGGTCTGATGAAGAACCTCACAGTACCGTGGAAGGAGCTTCAGGGTCACAGTCGCAGAGTGAGCCTCATTGAGTGGCACCCGACGGCGAACAACATCCTCTTCAGTACAGGCTACGACTACCAG attATGATCTGGAACCTGGACTGTCCAGAGCAGGTGATCAAGAACCCCGTGCGGACCATCAGCCACCACACAGACGTGATCCTCTCCATGTCGTTCAACACGGACGGCAGCCTCCTCGCCACCTCCTGCAAGGACAAAAAGGTCCGACTGATGGAGCCGCGCTCAGGAAACCTCCTGCAG GAAGCCAACTGCAAGACGCACAGAGCCAGCAAGGTGTTGATCCTGGGCAACCTGAAGATGCTGCTCACATCGGGGGTTTCACGCTGGAACGAACGGCAGATCGCTCTGTGGGATCAG gACGACCTGTCTGTGCCTTTGTTAGAAGAGAACCTGGACGGTTCATCGGGAGTCCTCTTTCCTTTCTatgaccctgacacacacatgctctacGTGGCCGGGAAG GGCGATGGGAATATCAGGTACTACGAGATCAGCTCAGAAAAACCGTACATCCACTACCTAACAGAGTACCGCTCACCCTTACCGCAGAAAGGAATGG GTGTGATGCCAAAGAGAGGCCTGGATGTGAGCTCCTGTGAGGTGTTCAGGTTCTACAAACTGGTGACAATCAAGAGTAAGATTGAGCCATTATCCATGATTGTTCCTCGCAGG tcagAGTCGTATCAAGATGACATCTATCCCATGACGGCAGGGAACAAGCCTGCGATGACTTCAGAGGAGTGGCTCAGTGGCATCGTCAAAG GCCCGGTGTTGATGTCTCTGAAGCCCGGAAGTCAAATAGCAGAGTCGTACTCGGAGATGAGCAAAGGCCTGGGACATTCACTGGACACCCGCAGGTCTCAGAGCCGACCGGGCATGCTGCAGCTGGCGTACATTCAGGACCAGCTGGGGAGCAAAGACGGCAAAGAGAACAGCGGCAACGGAGATGATGACAGGAGCCGGCTGGCCGTCAGCAACGGAGAGGACCCTGCACTTTGCTCTCCTCCGAGGACAGAGAACGAG TTGCTTCTCAAGTTCCacaagcagcaggaggagatcCGGCGGCTGAGGGAGCTCCTCAACCAGAGGGACGTGCGGGTCAaacagctggagctggagattAAGAACATCAAAAACACCCAGCCTCAGAGCGCACTTTAA